A genome region from Canis lupus dingo isolate Sandy chromosome 7, ASM325472v2, whole genome shotgun sequence includes the following:
- the LAD1 gene encoding ladinin-1 isoform X2, with product MLLGEPSHPSPTLTRAAESRLARQWTLEDEEEQERERRRRHRTLSSATDDEAPRLTQNGDSPAAERLPSVEEAEVPKPRTSVSKDEDEDEDEDVQAILRTRRERRQRRQAVEAAQAPGQPEAGAGREPSGPGQAKQQPLGPSGEQRGPRAGEDESPGGRGSAGGKEEVSGKPALPEKTLAPAERLVSAEASRSQEALGPQKTSAPEKRATPEKRPLLERTGVPEKPPAPGKTSDPERRLVSEKASLFEKSLASEKTPAAGSKLAPRRAGGQPASGGCQPAGQRGRALPDESPPSSAEQGEQRAPEPPTTASSRLPPITLQVKIPSKEGEVDTLSPTQATYSSSLRRSSPRTISFRMSPRRDNPETTLTRSASMRLPAGTAKLGEKLERYHTAVQRSESVKSPGSSRAEFFVAPVGVASKRHLFEKELLGQGRAEVASSRKENLKLSGVVTSRLNLWISRTQESGEQDPQEVGKESVVTKRTQWGRKADSSLDAEV from the exons CCTGGCCAGGCAGTGGACTCTAGAAgatgaggaggagcaggagcgcGAGCGCCGGCGGCGGCACCGTACCCTGAGCTCCGCCACGGACGACGAGGCCCCCAGGCTCACCCAGAACGGAGACTCGCCGGCGGCCGAGAG GCTGCCGAGCGTAGAGGAAGCAGAGGTGCCCAAGCCACGAACTTCCGTCTCCAAGGACGAGGACGAGGATGAGGACGAGGACGTCCAGGCCATCCTCCGGACACGGCGGGAGCGGAGGCAGAGGCGGCAGGCGGTGGAGGCGGCCCAGGCCCCTGGCCAGCCGGAGGCAGGAGCGGGAAGGGAGCCCTCTGGCCCGGGGCAGGCCAAGCAGCAGCCCCTCGGCCCGAGCGGGGAGCAGCGGGGCCCCCGGGCCGGGGAGGACGAGAGCCCGGGGGGCCGGGGCTCAGCAGGCGGGAAGGAGGAGGTCTCGGGGAAGCCGGCTCTGCCAGAGAAGACGTTAGCACCTGCAGAGAGACTGGTCTCGGCGGAAGCGAGCCGCTCACAGGAGGCCCTGGGCCCCCAGAAGACGTCTGCGCCCGAGAAGAGAGCCACCCCGGAGAAGAGGCCCCTTCTAGAAAGAACAGGTGTCCCGGAGAAGCCGCCGGCCCCAGGGAAGACCTCAGACCCGGAAAGGAGACTGGTTTCTGAGAAAGCGTCGCTCTTTGAGAAGTCTCTGGCGTCGGAGAAGACCCCGGCCGCCGGGAGCAAGCTGGCGccgaggagggcaggggggcagccGGCCTCGGGGGGGTGCCAGCCTGCGGGGCAGCGGGGAAGGGCCCTCCCCGACGAGAGCCCCCCGTCCTCGGccgagcagggggagcagcgggCGCCCGAGCCTCCGACCACGGCTTCTTCGCGCCTCCCGCCCATCACACTGCAG gTGAAAATCCCCAGCAAGGAGGGAGAGGTGGACACTCTCTCGCCCACCCAGGCTACCTACAGCAGCTCCCTCAGACGCTCCAGCCCCAGGACCATCTCCTTCCGG ATGAGCCCCAGGAGAGACAACCCAGAAACAACCTTGACCCGCAG CGCCAGCATGAGGCTCCCGGCTGGCACGGCCAAGCTGGGGGAGAAGCTGGAGAGATACCACACGGCTGTCCAG AGATCCGAATCCGTCAAGTCTCCGGGCTCGTCCCGCGCGGAGTTCTTTGTGGCACCCGTGGGCGTAGCCAGCAAGCGCCACCTCTTTGAGAAGGAGCTGCTGGGCCAGGGCCGCGCGGAGGTGGCCTCCAGCCGGAAG GAGAACCTGAAGCTCTCGGGGGTGGTGACATCGAGGCTCAACCTGTGGATCAGCAGGACCCAGGAGTCTGGAGAGCAGGACCCCCAG GAGGTGGGGAAAGAGTCGGTGGTAACAAAGAGGACCCAGTGGGGACGGAAAGCAGACTCGTCCCTGGACGccgag GTGTGA
- the LAD1 gene encoding ladinin-1 isoform X3 has protein sequence MAGGRKDWSALSSLARQWTLEDEEEQERERRRRHRTLSSATDDEAPRLTQNGDSPAAERLPSVEEAEVPKPRTSVSKDEDEDEDEDVQAILRTRRERRQRRQAVEAAQAPGQPEAGAGREPSGPGQAKQQPLGPSGEQRGPRAGEDESPGGRGSAGGKEEVSGKPALPEKTLAPAERLVSAEASRSQEALGPQKTSAPEKRATPEKRPLLERTGVPEKPPAPGKTSDPERRLVSEKASLFEKSLASEKTPAAGSKLAPRRAGGQPASGGCQPAGQRGRALPDESPPSSAEQGEQRAPEPPTTASSRLPPITLQVKIPSKEGEVDTLSPTQATYSSSLRRSSPRTISFRMSPRRDNPETTLTRSASMRLPAGTAKLGEKLERYHTAVQRSESVKSPGSSRAEFFVAPVGVASKRHLFEKELLGQGRAEVASSRKENLKLSGVVTSRLNLWISRTQESGEQDPQEVGKESVVTKRTQWGRKADSSLDAETSAPQV, from the exons CCTGGCCAGGCAGTGGACTCTAGAAgatgaggaggagcaggagcgcGAGCGCCGGCGGCGGCACCGTACCCTGAGCTCCGCCACGGACGACGAGGCCCCCAGGCTCACCCAGAACGGAGACTCGCCGGCGGCCGAGAG GCTGCCGAGCGTAGAGGAAGCAGAGGTGCCCAAGCCACGAACTTCCGTCTCCAAGGACGAGGACGAGGATGAGGACGAGGACGTCCAGGCCATCCTCCGGACACGGCGGGAGCGGAGGCAGAGGCGGCAGGCGGTGGAGGCGGCCCAGGCCCCTGGCCAGCCGGAGGCAGGAGCGGGAAGGGAGCCCTCTGGCCCGGGGCAGGCCAAGCAGCAGCCCCTCGGCCCGAGCGGGGAGCAGCGGGGCCCCCGGGCCGGGGAGGACGAGAGCCCGGGGGGCCGGGGCTCAGCAGGCGGGAAGGAGGAGGTCTCGGGGAAGCCGGCTCTGCCAGAGAAGACGTTAGCACCTGCAGAGAGACTGGTCTCGGCGGAAGCGAGCCGCTCACAGGAGGCCCTGGGCCCCCAGAAGACGTCTGCGCCCGAGAAGAGAGCCACCCCGGAGAAGAGGCCCCTTCTAGAAAGAACAGGTGTCCCGGAGAAGCCGCCGGCCCCAGGGAAGACCTCAGACCCGGAAAGGAGACTGGTTTCTGAGAAAGCGTCGCTCTTTGAGAAGTCTCTGGCGTCGGAGAAGACCCCGGCCGCCGGGAGCAAGCTGGCGccgaggagggcaggggggcagccGGCCTCGGGGGGGTGCCAGCCTGCGGGGCAGCGGGGAAGGGCCCTCCCCGACGAGAGCCCCCCGTCCTCGGccgagcagggggagcagcgggCGCCCGAGCCTCCGACCACGGCTTCTTCGCGCCTCCCGCCCATCACACTGCAG gTGAAAATCCCCAGCAAGGAGGGAGAGGTGGACACTCTCTCGCCCACCCAGGCTACCTACAGCAGCTCCCTCAGACGCTCCAGCCCCAGGACCATCTCCTTCCGG ATGAGCCCCAGGAGAGACAACCCAGAAACAACCTTGACCCGCAG CGCCAGCATGAGGCTCCCGGCTGGCACGGCCAAGCTGGGGGAGAAGCTGGAGAGATACCACACGGCTGTCCAG AGATCCGAATCCGTCAAGTCTCCGGGCTCGTCCCGCGCGGAGTTCTTTGTGGCACCCGTGGGCGTAGCCAGCAAGCGCCACCTCTTTGAGAAGGAGCTGCTGGGCCAGGGCCGCGCGGAGGTGGCCTCCAGCCGGAAG GAGAACCTGAAGCTCTCGGGGGTGGTGACATCGAGGCTCAACCTGTGGATCAGCAGGACCCAGGAGTCTGGAGAGCAGGACCCCCAG GAGGTGGGGAAAGAGTCGGTGGTAACAAAGAGGACCCAGTGGGGACGGAAAGCAGACTCGTCCCTGGACGccgag ACGTCTGCCCCGCAGGTGTGA
- the LAD1 gene encoding ladinin-1 isoform X1, with amino-acid sequence MLLGEPSHPSPTLTRAAESRLARQWTLEDEEEQERERRRRHRTLSSATDDEAPRLTQNGDSPAAERLPSVEEAEVPKPRTSVSKDEDEDEDEDVQAILRTRRERRQRRQAVEAAQAPGQPEAGAGREPSGPGQAKQQPLGPSGEQRGPRAGEDESPGGRGSAGGKEEVSGKPALPEKTLAPAERLVSAEASRSQEALGPQKTSAPEKRATPEKRPLLERTGVPEKPPAPGKTSDPERRLVSEKASLFEKSLASEKTPAAGSKLAPRRAGGQPASGGCQPAGQRGRALPDESPPSSAEQGEQRAPEPPTTASSRLPPITLQVKIPSKEGEVDTLSPTQATYSSSLRRSSPRTISFRMSPRRDNPETTLTRSASMRLPAGTAKLGEKLERYHTAVQRSESVKSPGSSRAEFFVAPVGVASKRHLFEKELLGQGRAEVASSRKENLKLSGVVTSRLNLWISRTQESGEQDPQEVGKESVVTKRTQWGRKADSSLDAETSAPQV; translated from the exons CCTGGCCAGGCAGTGGACTCTAGAAgatgaggaggagcaggagcgcGAGCGCCGGCGGCGGCACCGTACCCTGAGCTCCGCCACGGACGACGAGGCCCCCAGGCTCACCCAGAACGGAGACTCGCCGGCGGCCGAGAG GCTGCCGAGCGTAGAGGAAGCAGAGGTGCCCAAGCCACGAACTTCCGTCTCCAAGGACGAGGACGAGGATGAGGACGAGGACGTCCAGGCCATCCTCCGGACACGGCGGGAGCGGAGGCAGAGGCGGCAGGCGGTGGAGGCGGCCCAGGCCCCTGGCCAGCCGGAGGCAGGAGCGGGAAGGGAGCCCTCTGGCCCGGGGCAGGCCAAGCAGCAGCCCCTCGGCCCGAGCGGGGAGCAGCGGGGCCCCCGGGCCGGGGAGGACGAGAGCCCGGGGGGCCGGGGCTCAGCAGGCGGGAAGGAGGAGGTCTCGGGGAAGCCGGCTCTGCCAGAGAAGACGTTAGCACCTGCAGAGAGACTGGTCTCGGCGGAAGCGAGCCGCTCACAGGAGGCCCTGGGCCCCCAGAAGACGTCTGCGCCCGAGAAGAGAGCCACCCCGGAGAAGAGGCCCCTTCTAGAAAGAACAGGTGTCCCGGAGAAGCCGCCGGCCCCAGGGAAGACCTCAGACCCGGAAAGGAGACTGGTTTCTGAGAAAGCGTCGCTCTTTGAGAAGTCTCTGGCGTCGGAGAAGACCCCGGCCGCCGGGAGCAAGCTGGCGccgaggagggcaggggggcagccGGCCTCGGGGGGGTGCCAGCCTGCGGGGCAGCGGGGAAGGGCCCTCCCCGACGAGAGCCCCCCGTCCTCGGccgagcagggggagcagcgggCGCCCGAGCCTCCGACCACGGCTTCTTCGCGCCTCCCGCCCATCACACTGCAG gTGAAAATCCCCAGCAAGGAGGGAGAGGTGGACACTCTCTCGCCCACCCAGGCTACCTACAGCAGCTCCCTCAGACGCTCCAGCCCCAGGACCATCTCCTTCCGG ATGAGCCCCAGGAGAGACAACCCAGAAACAACCTTGACCCGCAG CGCCAGCATGAGGCTCCCGGCTGGCACGGCCAAGCTGGGGGAGAAGCTGGAGAGATACCACACGGCTGTCCAG AGATCCGAATCCGTCAAGTCTCCGGGCTCGTCCCGCGCGGAGTTCTTTGTGGCACCCGTGGGCGTAGCCAGCAAGCGCCACCTCTTTGAGAAGGAGCTGCTGGGCCAGGGCCGCGCGGAGGTGGCCTCCAGCCGGAAG GAGAACCTGAAGCTCTCGGGGGTGGTGACATCGAGGCTCAACCTGTGGATCAGCAGGACCCAGGAGTCTGGAGAGCAGGACCCCCAG GAGGTGGGGAAAGAGTCGGTGGTAACAAAGAGGACCCAGTGGGGACGGAAAGCAGACTCGTCCCTGGACGccgag ACGTCTGCCCCGCAGGTGTGA